The window GCGGCCGGGCGGATCTGGTGGGCGGTGGCGGTCACTCTCGGCGGGGCGGGCGGCGTCGTCGTCGGGGCGTGGCTCACGGTCCTGTTCGACGTCGAGTACGGCGAACTACTGCCGTGGATACCGCTCGCCGGGCTGCCGTACGTCCTGATCGCCGCGCTGTTCATCGGCCGCCGCGTGCGGATGGTCGCCCTCGTCGCCATCCTGGCGCTGATCGGTGGCGGCTTCTACGCGGTGCGGCAACAGACCCGGCAGGACCGGGCCGAGGCCGACCGGGCGCGGGTGACGACCATGCTGCGGGCCCCGCTCGACCTCATCTGGACGACCGAGATTCCCGGCTACCGGCGCAGGGTCGCCCCCACCGGCGACAGCACCGGCTACGAGCCCGCCGACCCGGCGGCCGTCCGGTACTGGGGTGAGCGGGACGTCCTGCTCACCGTCTCGCACACCGCCGTCGAGGGCACCGACTGCGGCCCCGCCGAGCTCTATCGCCCGGTGCCGCCGCCGAACCAGTCGCCGCCGGGTCCGGCACCGCGCGGCGAGGTCGTCTGCCAGGACCGCGGTGACCTCCTTCGCTACCGGCGCGGTCCCGGGGCACATGAGTTCATCCGTACGGCGGGCGGCACGGTGGTGCGGGCCGGCGCGAGCACGGTCGTCGACGAGGGGCTGCTCAAGGAGGCGGTGCTCGCCGCCCGCCCGATGACGCTGGACGAGCTGGAGATCGAGCTGTTCCACAGATGAGCGTCGGGAACCCCTCGGGGCCAACGTACGCACAGTCCGTCACCGTGGCACAGCGGAGCGCCATGCTCGGGTCGACGGAAGGCGATGGCACCGACCGGCCCGGTCGCGCCTGTCGCTAAGCTCTCCACAGAGCAGGAAGATCCACATTGGAGCCGACTGCTTCCGCGTTCACGACAGGGCAGCTCAGGAGCCTTTCCCAAGCTGGTGACCGGGAGACCTGCACAACACCGGGATTGGTGGCCAACCCGGCAATCCGGCAGGTACGGTACAGACTTCGTAGTCGGTGATCTTCTTCCGCTCCGATACGACACGAGGCTGATTGGGGAGCAATCGATGCCTGCGGCAGGCCGCTGGACGAACTGGTGGCGCAGGCGGCAGCCCGAACCGGTCGAGCCCATCGAGCCCGCCGAGGTGCCGGAGGAGCCGACCCCACCGGAGGATCCGTGGCGGCCGGTCGCCGGCGAGTTCGCCCTCCGGCTACTCACCCTCACCTGGGAAGCGGTCCACCACATCGGTGAGGCCGAGTTCCGCGAGCAGGACAGCGAGCGTCGCAAGGTCCTGTTCCGCATCGACCACTCGGTCACCCGGGTCCGCCGCCTCGCCGAGAACCTGCGAGTGCTCACCGGCGAACCGCTCGACGACCCGGACCAGCAGGTCACCTCACTGCAGGACGTCACGCACGCGGCCGGCGCCGCCGTCGAGAACTACGAGCGGCTGCATTTCGGCCCGATCGCCGACCTCGCGGTCGCCGCGGTCGCCGCCGACGACGTGATCCGCATCCTGACCGAGCTGATCGACAACGCCGACCGGTATTCACCGCCGACCGAGCCGGTGACCATCGCCGCACACCTCACCGGCGACGGCGACGTGGTGATCCGGGTCGAGGACAGCGGCATCGGCGTCAACCCGGCCCACCTGCCGTGGATCGAACGGCTCCTGGACAGCCCGGACGGTCCGCCCACCGACGAGCTGCGGCCCGCCCACCTCGGCCTGTCGGTGGCCGGGGTGCTCACCCACCGGCATCGATCGCTGCGCGTACGCCTGGTGCCCCGGCAGCCCCGCGGCACCGTCGCCATGCTGCTGATCGGCGCCGACCTGCTCTGCGAGACGCCACGGGTGGCCGAGCCGGAGCCTCCGCAACCGGCCGTCGAGGCGGTGCCCGAGCAGCGTCGGCCGATCGCCGGCAACGAGGTGACCATGGTGCTGCCGATGCAGAAGCAGGCCATGCCGCGCCGGGTGCCGGCCAGCGTCCGCGGCACCGACCCGCCGCCGCCCCCGGTCACCACCCAGGTACATCAGACCACCTGGCACGACGACGCCGCCGACTTCAACGCCGGTGTCGACGCCGCCCGTGCCAAGGTCCCGCACCGCAACGAGCGCCCCCCGAAAGCCGAAGGACCGCGATGAACGACTACCACTCCACCGCCGACGGCGGCCAGCCGGACGTCACCTGGCTGATCGACCAACTCGTCCGCGAGGTTCCGACGATCACCGCGGTCGTGCTGGTCTCCGCCGACGGGCTGCAACTGGCCTCCTCCGGGCACCTGAGCCGGGAGCACGCGGAGAGCGTCGCCGCGCTGGCCGCCGGGTTCCTCGGCATCACCGGCCAACTCGGTGGCCTGCTCCAGCTCGGCGCCCCGGAGAACCTGAGCATCCGCTACCCGCACGGCCACCTGGCCTTCCTGCGCATCGACGACCCGACGGGCGACTTCGTCGCGGCACTGCTGGTGGCGGCGCAACCCCAGACCCAGATCGGACACCTGGGGTACGCGATGACGACGTTCAGTCAGTCCGTCGGGCACGCCCTGACGCCGGAGACCCGGCACGCACTGCACCAGAACACGCTGCCCGCACCGGCACGCCGCTAGGAGGCAGGGCATGGTCCGAAGGCCGGGGCTGCACTGGAAGGTGCGCCCGTACATGACCGCCCGCGGGCGGACCGGCAGCCGCAGCCCGCTGCTGATCCACACCCTGGTCTCCACCGGCAACCGCTACGACCCGGTGCTCGCCGCCAGCCTCGCCCCCACCTCGCGGACCCTCTACGAGCACGCCCGGCGGATGTGCTCGGTGGCCGAGCTGTCGGCGAACTGCGGGCTACCCCTCGGCCTGACCCGCCTGCTGATCAGCGACCTGCTCAAGATCGGTCAGCTGGAGGTGCACGACCCCCGCTCCTCACAGGATCTAGCACTACTGGAGAGACTCCGTGCCGGCCTTGCCCGACTCACCTGACGGCGTACGGATGAGCAGCCAGATGACCTCGGCGAAGAACATGACCTCGGCGAAGATCGTCGTAGCGGGTGGTTTCGGGGTGGGCAAGACCACCGCGGTCGGCGCCATCTCGGAGATCCCGGCGATCCGCACCGAATCCTGGATGACCGCGGCCGCCGCCCAGATCGACCGTCTCGATCCGGGCATCGACAAGGTGACCACCACGGTGGCCATGGACTTCGGCCGGGTCACCATCGACGAGACCCTGGTGCTCTACCTGTTCGGTACGCCCGGCCAGCCCCGTTTCTGGCCGATGTGGGACGACCTGGTCCGGGGCGCGGTCGGCGCGCTGGTCCTGGTCGACACCAACAACCTGGCCAACTCGTTCGCCGCCGTCAACTACTTCGAGAACGACGCGGACGTACCGTGGATCGTCTGTGTGAATCTGTTCCATGGAGTTGCCACCCACGAGCTGTCCGAGGTGCGGGACGCGCTGGCGCTGCCCGCACACGTGCCGTTGATCGCCGCCGACATCCGTGACGCCCGCAAGGTCGCCCGAGCGTTGCTGGCCGTCGTGGACCACGCGGCGAAACAGGCCATCGGATAGACGGAAGAGCTCAACAGGAGGCGGATTAATTTGCGCAACATTCTCATCGTGGGGGCCGGCCAGGCCGGTCTCCAGCTCGCCCTGAGCCTGCGGGCCGAGGGCTACGAGGTCACCCTGATGTCGGCGCGCACCCCCGACGAGATCCGCACCGGCTGGGTCATGTCGACCCAGGCGATGTTCGACATGGCGTTGGAGACCGAGCGGGCGTACGGCCTGAACCACTGGGAGGACGAGACCCCGCCGATCCACGGCCTGCGGCCCACCCTCGCCGCCCCGCCCGGTCAACTCGCCCTGGAGATCATCGCGCCGCTGGACAAGCCGGCCAAGTCGACCGACCAGCGGATCAAGATGGCCCGCTGGCTGGAGGACGCCCAGGAGCGCGGCGTCGACGTCATCTACAACGCGGTCACCACCCAGGACCTGGACGCGATCACCCAGCTGGGCCGCTACGACCTGACGATCGTGGCGGCCGGCAAGGGCGATCTGGTGGCGATGTTCGACCGGGACCCGAACCGGTCGCCGTACACCGAACCGCAGCGGGGCCTGGCCGTGGCCTACGTGCACGGCCTCGAACCGGACCCGAAGTGGCCGGTGCCGCACGTCGGCTTCCACGCCATCCCCGGCATGGGTGAGCTGTTCGTCATCCCCGGCCTGACGCACACCGGTCCCTGCGACATCCTGTTCTGGGAGGCCGTACCCGGTGGTCCGCTGGACCGCTGGGCCGGGCACACCGGCCGGATGGTGCCCGAGCAGCACCTCGAACTCACCCTCGGCCTGATCCGCGAATACCTGCCGTGGGTGGCCGAGCGGGCCGGCAACGTACAGCTCACCGACGCCAAGGGCACCCTGCACGGCCGGTACACGCCGACCGTCCGCCGGCCGGTCGCGCACCTGCCGGGCGGAGGTAAGGTGCTCGGCCTGGCCGACGTGGTGATCGCCAACGACCCGATCACCGGCCAGGGCAGCAACACCGCGGCCAAGGCTGCCGACCACTACCTGAAGGCGATCCTGGCCCGCGGCGACCAGCCGTTCGACGAGCAGTGGATGACCGACACGTTCGAGGGCTTCTGGACCGCGCACGGCCAGGCGGTCACCGGCTGGACCAACGCCATGCTGCAGCCGCTCCCGCCGCACGTGCAGCAGCTGCTCGGCGCGGCCTCGCAGAACGAGCGGATCGCCCGCCGCTTCGCCGCGGGCTTCGTCGACCCCAACGATTTCCTCAACTGGTTCGTCGACCCGGAGAAGGCCACCGCCTATCTGGCCGAGGTGAGCTGAGCGGTACGCCGTAGCCGGAGGCACACCCAGGGCGGTGTGCCTCCCCCAGGACTACCCGTGCCGGAGCGCCTCGCCCTCGGCCACCGCCGCCTGCAACTGCTCGACCAGCAGGCGCAGGCCGGCGTCCAGGTCGACCTGGTCGCCGGTCTCCGCGACGATCTCGTCCCGCACCTCGTCGACGTACGGCTGCCAGGTCTCCAGGGCCCGTCGGGTGAACTCGGCCGCGACCTTCTCCCGCTGCTCGGCGGCCGCCCGGTCCTGGTTCGCCCGCGCACGATCGGCCAGCCGTCCGCCGACCGCGTCGGTCAGGTAGACGGCCAGTGGCAGGAACGCCTCCGCCGTGCCGAGATGCCGCCCCCAGCCCTCCGCGGCCTTCACGATCCGGGTCTTCCGGCCCGAGGCCGACCCGGCCGCCTCGCTCGCCACCTTCAACGCGCCGAGCAGCATGGTGCCGACCTTCTCGACATGTTCCGCGGCACCGCCGCCGGTCCGGTCCGGGCCCGGAGCCTCACCGGACTCCAGTGCCGTGACCAGCGACGCGAAGTCGGTCCACGACGGCCGAGCGCGCTCCCGTTCCCGGGTCTTGCGGATCGACTGCCGCAGCCGTTCCAGACGTACCTGATGCCGGGTGAACCACTCGTCGAGGCTGTGCTGGATCTCGCCTTGCGGGTCGCCCGCGCCCGGCTCCCCGGCCCGCCGCAGCACCTCGTCGACCAGACCGTCGAGCCCGGCCCGGGCGGCCTGATCGAGGGTGTCGAGCTCCTTCTCCCACCCGTCGCGACGGGCGACACCGTGGGCCGCCTCCCCGGCCCGCGCCGTGTAGTCGGTCAGCTGACTGCGCAGCTCGGTGACGGTCTCATCGAGGATCGCGGTCCAGTACCGCTGCCCGGCCGCGGCCCGCCGGGCCGGCGACGGAGTCACCGATTCCAGGGCGTCGGCCAGGCCGCCCATGCCGTCCCAGGCGCGGAAGGCATCCCAGGTCTCCGGGCCGAGATCGGTGTCCGGCCCGGCCGTCTGGAACGGATCCTGGGAGACGACGAACACCGGCACCCCGTCGTCCAGGCCGAAAAGCTCGCGCAGCTCACGCACCTTGCGGTCGCTCAGTTCCCGGTACTGGTCGGGGTCGTACTCCGGGTCCACACCGGCCTCGTCGAATCGGGAGATGACGAACCACATCGTCCCGGTCGGCCAGCCCTGGGTGAACAGACTCTGCAGGACGTCCCGTTCGGCGGTCACCAACTGCGGCGTGAGCACCGCGATACCGACGTCGGTGAGTCCGACCGCGGCCATCGCCCGGCGCGAGTTGTTCTGTGCACGGATGTCGGACCCGCCGACCACGAACCCGGGCGTGTCCCGGACGACACACCCACCGATCTCGACGTCGTTGACCGCGAACGTCTCGTGACGTGCGCTGATCGTGAGCCAGTCGGGAACGTCACCGCCGGTGTCGACGAGCAGACGGCGCAGCAGGGAGCTCTTACCCGTGTCGTAGGAACCGAACAGCGTCACCACCGGCCGGTCCAGCGCCGTGAAGGCGTCCCATTCGTCGGCGTGCTCCCCGGCCGGCGATCCGCCCGGCAGCCGCGAAAGCCAGTCCCGCACTGCGCCGATGTCGACCACTGTCACTCGTTCCCCTCTGCTGTGCCGATCTTCTCGGCGGCCACGATCAGGGCCTCGGTCACCTCGGCCCGGGTCTGTGCCGCCGCCATCCGTGCCGTGATCGACGAGGCGAGGGCCGACTGCTCGTCGCGCAGTTCCCTGATCGCCGCGGCCCGCTGGTCGAGCTCACCGACCGGGCCGTCGCCCTGCTCGCCGTGCAGGATCCGGTCGACCAGGCCGGCCGCGAATTCGTCGATGGCCTGGAGCGCCGATTCCTGCTGCCGTTTGTGGTCACCGGCCTTGCGGTGGTCGCTGACCATCGACGCGGCGTCGACGACGGCGGCGACAGCGCCGAGGAAGGCGGCGCCACGAGCCACGTTGCCGGCGCCCTTCACCGCGCCCCACGGCTTGAAGTTGTGGCCGATGAACTTGCCGATCGCGTAGACCGCGTCCCGGCTCGCCAGGGCGGTCGCCACCGTCGCCGCCGCTCCCGCCACCGTGCCGGTGCCCTCGGCGACGGTCTCCTGCCAGGTCAGGCCGTGCGCCTCGAACTCGGCCGCGAACTCGGGCGTCACCGAGAACGCGGCGGCCCGCATCTCCCGGCCGATCGCCGCGATGTGGTCGTTCTGCCACTGGTCCAGTTTCTGCGACGCGACGGCCAGATACCGTTCCAGGTCGGCGGCGACCGCCGGTGCCTTCCACCAGGAGTCGACCAGCTCGGCCAGCTTCGCGGCGTCCTTCCGATCGAGTTCGGCGACCGTGGATCTGGCCGCCGCGGCGTGCCGTTCCACCATCCGACGGGCGTCCTCGCGCAACGAGTCCCCGAGGAACTCGGCGTCACTCACCGCCGCCCGGAGGGTGGTGATCAGCGATTCCACCCGGGCGAGGTCCCGCGTGCCGTCGGCCTCGACCCGGCGGAGGGTCTGCCGATGCCGTTCCAGGCCGGTGACCGCGGCGTCGAACGCCGCCGACGACGACGCCGCGGACAGCTGCTCGTCGGACAGGTCCGCCAGCACGCCGGTCACCGCGGCCACGCCGTCCCACAGCCGGTTCTCGTCGAAGTCGGCGGGCGCCACCGTCGTGTCGCCGCTCACCAGGCCGAACGGATCACCGGACAGGCAGTGCACCTGCTCGGCCGCGACCTCCACGGAACGGGTGGCGAAGGCGGCCCGCAACTCCGCGCGCTTGTGGTCCTGCGCGTTCAGGAACTGCTCGGGCGCGGCCATCGGATCCACACCCAGCTCGTCGCACCGGTTGACGAGGAACACCAGCCGCGCGCCCTTGGCCGCGGCCAACTGCTCCAGCAGCGCGGTGTCGCCGACGAACAGGTTGATGTGGACGACGACGAAGACCAGGGCGGCCTCGACGACCGCTGCCATGGCGGCGTCATCGTGGCCGTCCTGTCCGCTCTGCAGGCCCGGAGTGTCCACCAGGTCGACCCGGCCCAGCGGATATCGGCGTGCGACGGCGGTCGCGGGCGACGCCCGGATGTCGAAGGCCGCGTCCGGCGTCCGGCCGCCGTCCACCACAAGCCGCCGGATCAGCGAGGACTTGCCCGAGTTGTAG of the Actinoplanes sichuanensis genome contains:
- a CDS encoding styrene monooxygenase/indole monooxygenase family protein, whose protein sequence is MRNILIVGAGQAGLQLALSLRAEGYEVTLMSARTPDEIRTGWVMSTQAMFDMALETERAYGLNHWEDETPPIHGLRPTLAAPPGQLALEIIAPLDKPAKSTDQRIKMARWLEDAQERGVDVIYNAVTTQDLDAITQLGRYDLTIVAAGKGDLVAMFDRDPNRSPYTEPQRGLAVAYVHGLEPDPKWPVPHVGFHAIPGMGELFVIPGLTHTGPCDILFWEAVPGGPLDRWAGHTGRMVPEQHLELTLGLIREYLPWVAERAGNVQLTDAKGTLHGRYTPTVRRPVAHLPGGGKVLGLADVVIANDPITGQGSNTAAKAADHYLKAILARGDQPFDEQWMTDTFEGFWTAHGQAVTGWTNAMLQPLPPHVQQLLGAASQNERIARRFAAGFVDPNDFLNWFVDPEKATAYLAEVS
- a CDS encoding DUF742 domain-containing protein encodes the protein MVRRPGLHWKVRPYMTARGRTGSRSPLLIHTLVSTGNRYDPVLAASLAPTSRTLYEHARRMCSVAELSANCGLPLGLTRLLISDLLKIGQLEVHDPRSSQDLALLERLRAGLARLT
- a CDS encoding GTPase domain-containing protein codes for the protein MTVVDIGAVRDWLSRLPGGSPAGEHADEWDAFTALDRPVVTLFGSYDTGKSSLLRRLLVDTGGDVPDWLTISARHETFAVNDVEIGGCVVRDTPGFVVGGSDIRAQNNSRRAMAAVGLTDVGIAVLTPQLVTAERDVLQSLFTQGWPTGTMWFVISRFDEAGVDPEYDPDQYRELSDRKVRELRELFGLDDGVPVFVVSQDPFQTAGPDTDLGPETWDAFRAWDGMGGLADALESVTPSPARRAAAGQRYWTAILDETVTELRSQLTDYTARAGEAAHGVARRDGWEKELDTLDQAARAGLDGLVDEVLRRAGEPGAGDPQGEIQHSLDEWFTRHQVRLERLRQSIRKTRERERARPSWTDFASLVTALESGEAPGPDRTGGGAAEHVEKVGTMLLGALKVASEAAGSASGRKTRIVKAAEGWGRHLGTAEAFLPLAVYLTDAVGGRLADRARANQDRAAAEQREKVAAEFTRRALETWQPYVDEVRDEIVAETGDQVDLDAGLRLLVEQLQAAVAEGEALRHG
- a CDS encoding sensor histidine kinase; amino-acid sequence: MPAAGRWTNWWRRRQPEPVEPIEPAEVPEEPTPPEDPWRPVAGEFALRLLTLTWEAVHHIGEAEFREQDSERRKVLFRIDHSVTRVRRLAENLRVLTGEPLDDPDQQVTSLQDVTHAAGAAVENYERLHFGPIADLAVAAVAADDVIRILTELIDNADRYSPPTEPVTIAAHLTGDGDVVIRVEDSGIGVNPAHLPWIERLLDSPDGPPTDELRPAHLGLSVAGVLTHRHRSLRVRLVPRQPRGTVAMLLIGADLLCETPRVAEPEPPQPAVEAVPEQRRPIAGNEVTMVLPMQKQAMPRRVPASVRGTDPPPPPVTTQVHQTTWHDDAADFNAGVDAARAKVPHRNERPPKAEGPR
- a CDS encoding GTP-binding protein, whose protein sequence is MSSQMTSAKNMTSAKIVVAGGFGVGKTTAVGAISEIPAIRTESWMTAAAAQIDRLDPGIDKVTTTVAMDFGRVTIDETLVLYLFGTPGQPRFWPMWDDLVRGAVGALVLVDTNNLANSFAAVNYFENDADVPWIVCVNLFHGVATHELSEVRDALALPAHVPLIAADIRDARKVARALLAVVDHAAKQAIG
- a CDS encoding roadblock/LC7 domain-containing protein gives rise to the protein MNDYHSTADGGQPDVTWLIDQLVREVPTITAVVLVSADGLQLASSGHLSREHAESVAALAAGFLGITGQLGGLLQLGAPENLSIRYPHGHLAFLRIDDPTGDFVAALLVAAQPQTQIGHLGYAMTTFSQSVGHALTPETRHALHQNTLPAPARR